A genomic region of Pseudomonas frederiksbergensis contains the following coding sequences:
- a CDS encoding multidrug effflux MFS transporter encodes MNLRTILILGALSAFGPLAIDFYLPAFPAMAAAFGTDEKHVQLTLAAYFLGLSIGQLAYGPVADRFGRRIPLLVGVGLFTLASLVCAFAPSLEWLIAARFVQALGGCAGMVISRAVVSDKCDAVGSAKVFSQLMLVMGLAPILAPMLGGLLVNLHGWQSIFIALTVFSAVSALAVAVGLPESLPANQPRQPLSGALRQYGRLLSDRIFLGHALTGGIAIAGMFAYIAGSPFVFIKLYGVPAEHFGWLFGTNAAGFILVAQVNARLLSKRGPAFLLARTVWIYLAAGLSLLAVSSLHTEHLWPLLIPLFICIASLGCIIPNASACAMSGQGARAGSASAMLGCLQFSVAAGAAALVGVLHDGTAMPMAMVISLCGILVVSVAMLTRRLQIARAAQTVA; translated from the coding sequence ATGAACCTCCGTACCATTCTGATTCTTGGCGCCCTGAGCGCTTTCGGGCCGCTGGCCATCGATTTCTATCTGCCAGCCTTCCCGGCCATGGCGGCGGCTTTCGGCACCGACGAAAAACACGTCCAGTTGACCCTGGCGGCCTATTTCCTGGGCCTGTCGATTGGTCAGTTGGCTTATGGCCCGGTGGCCGATCGCTTCGGCAGGCGCATTCCATTGCTGGTGGGCGTTGGTCTGTTCACTCTGGCATCGCTGGTATGCGCGTTTGCGCCGAGCCTTGAGTGGCTTATCGCGGCACGTTTCGTCCAGGCCCTGGGCGGCTGCGCCGGGATGGTAATTTCCCGCGCAGTGGTCAGCGACAAGTGCGACGCGGTGGGTTCGGCGAAAGTTTTTTCCCAACTGATGCTGGTAATGGGCCTGGCACCGATTCTTGCGCCAATGCTCGGCGGTCTGCTGGTCAACCTGCATGGCTGGCAGTCGATCTTTATCGCCTTGACGGTGTTCAGTGCAGTGTCGGCTCTGGCGGTTGCAGTGGGCCTGCCGGAAAGCTTGCCGGCCAACCAGCCGCGTCAGCCATTGTCGGGTGCTCTGCGCCAGTACGGTCGACTGCTCTCTGACAGGATTTTCCTCGGTCATGCCTTGACCGGTGGCATCGCCATTGCCGGGATGTTTGCCTACATCGCCGGTTCGCCCTTCGTGTTCATCAAGCTTTACGGTGTCCCGGCCGAGCACTTCGGCTGGTTGTTCGGCACCAATGCGGCGGGCTTCATTCTGGTAGCGCAGGTCAATGCACGGTTGCTCTCCAAACGCGGTCCGGCCTTTTTGCTGGCGCGCACGGTATGGATTTATCTCGCGGCGGGCCTGAGCTTGCTAGCGGTGAGTTCACTGCATACCGAGCATTTGTGGCCGTTGCTGATCCCTCTGTTCATCTGCATTGCGAGCCTGGGTTGCATCATTCCCAATGCGTCGGCGTGCGCCATGAGTGGACAGGGCGCGCGCGCAGGCAGTGCCTCGGCGATGCTTGGTTGCTTGCAGTTCAGTGTTGCCGCAGGAGCGGCAGCGTTGGTGGGCGTGTTGCACGACGGCACCGCAATGCCCATGGCGATGGTCATCAGCCTGTGCGGAATTTTGGTGGTGAGCGTCGCGATGCTCACCCGTCGTCTGCAAATTGCCCGGGCAGCGCAAACCGTGGCTTGA
- a CDS encoding heavy-metal-associated domain-containing protein, whose translation MQVFNVQGMSCGHCVRAITQALQAKDPAASVRVDLAAKEVGVESGELSADQVINLISEEGYEVTLA comes from the coding sequence ATGCAAGTATTCAACGTTCAAGGAATGTCGTGCGGTCACTGTGTTCGGGCCATTACTCAAGCGCTGCAAGCCAAGGATCCGGCGGCCAGTGTTCGGGTCGACCTTGCGGCGAAGGAAGTCGGCGTCGAGAGCGGTGAGCTGTCGGCGGATCAAGTCATTAACCTGATCAGCGAAGAAGGTTATGAAGTGACGCTGGCCTGA